Proteins from one Plasmodium cynomolgi strain B DNA, chromosome 10, whole genome shotgun sequence genomic window:
- a CDS encoding hypothetical protein (putative), whose translation MPHVYLPQILWHSKDNKRSDRIYSVDIQPHPNYYSVKKLNKKYELFKKFIKDKENKCDTNFSVQNEVQRGNNLPLSSVHPNGMQKNGEVIIEEDIIGKDIIREDINYEVSSVHNAVNLHNDENVADDNEKNSAVKKNNCSDTSSGNSSPQEKPTPATLKGEEEYVESDSQDEEEKKTKKGKKKSIKFNIATCGADEFVHLWRIYIKDDLIVKCLSRFIGHNGEINCVRFNKNGRYLASGGEDKFLYIWEKSKKPKNIPLGYDISFLDYKEWWNIVGSFRCSGVINSITWSNNDTLYIGNEDNNINIIEFVKNSNCKVKVLEGHAGIIQGISLDLNNEFLASLSADQTLKIWKKKNDGKSWKLENSIKNIKADQLEKRSTAYITYDEYEFNEKGADRHEHSATKRDEKKEMQSGPDDLTEEFANERKGEADEGQTEKKKGEQKGKLDMQGTRGENEDHEEDYDDEDKKKKCARKEEKELRENEPEDEEEEEEEEEEKKLKRCLFSSEEMLPSFFRRIDFSPNGEFLIAPSGIQFEQIEKLHDKNTKPEENVKTINQTKAFSCFYIYHKNLFISHFLVAKFNYNTFKLRSHQNILKRCYQHLMSSESNDPDGSNSVNKKRKMFDEAGFINELKNYEHLIKLNYEKTLLFNDTEVQDDVSEDVSSTISDSDIQYDDEKEDFIDSTGEYSLSNNVDKNEEEQKEEEECEDLAAEAEDPEEDTEEDADENEDNEDKDDEEDNEDNEENGENEGNDENSETDQNDQNDQNDQNDQSDQNDHNEGGARLDQKQDAADKCSDEKNELEVCETKEKKEERFIYSLGTFDGSVYFYDSEILDTPISIVKNIHLCPITDISWNNLGNICACSSSDGYVSFYYFDHNELGKVKAYNNYYFEKKCNDLTFDEHYFESTFYDEVDFFNKDQLNDYTSSEDECEESTLSVNKEETKVRRINLIVGNAANFVLEQNTKK comes from the exons atgccaCACGTGTATTTACCCCAAATATTGTGGCATAGCAAAGATAACAAACGGAGCGACCGAATTTATTCTGTGGACATACAACCACACCCCAATTATTACAGCGTCAAAAAGCTAAAcaagaaatatgaattatttaaaaaatttataaaagatAAAGAGAATAAATGTGACACAAATTTTTCAGTGCAGAATGAAGTGCAGAGGGGGAATAACCTCCCCTTGTCTTCCGTCCATCCAAATGGCATGCaaaaaaacggggaagtCATAATCGAGGAGGACATAATCGGGAAGGACATAATCAGGGAGGACATAAACTACGAGGTAAGCAGCGTTCACAACGCGGTGAACCTCCATAATGATGAAAACGTCGCAGATgataacgaaaaaaacagcgcagtcaagaaaaataattgctCTGATACCAGTTCGGGGAACAGTTCCCCCCAAGAAAAACCCACCCCTGCGACCCTGAAAGGCGAAGAAGAATATGTAGAGAGTGACAGCCAAgacgaagaggaaaaaaaaacaaaaaaaggaaaaaaaaaatccatcaAGTTTAACATCGCCACCTGTGGTGCAGATGAATTTGTGCACTTATGGAGAATATACATAAAAGACGACTTGATAGTCAAATGTTTAAGCAGGTTTATAGGTCATAACGGAGAAATAAATTGTGTCcgttttaacaaaaatggtaGATACTTAGCCAGCGGAGGGGaagataaatttttatacatatgggaaaagagcaaaaaaccaaaaaatattcctctaGGGTATGACATAAGCTTTCTAGATTATAAAGAATGGTGGAATATAGTGGGCTCATTCAGATGCAGTGGAGTTATCAACAGCATCACTTGGTCGAATAACGACACCTTATACATAGGAAACGAGGATAATAACATTAACATAATCGAATTTGTTAAAAACTCGAATTGCAAAGTAAAGGTTTTAGAAGGACATGCAGGAATCATCCAAGGAATATCACTAGATCTGAACAACGAATTTTTGGCTTCTCTCAGTGCTGACCAGACCCtcaaaatatggaaaaaaaaaaacgatggCAAATCATGGAAACTGGAAAattctataaaaaatataaaagcaGACCAGCTAGAAAAACGATCCACCGCTTACATCACGTATGATGAGTATGAGTTTAACGAGAAGGGTGCAGACAGGCATGAGCACTCTGCAACTAAAAGGGacgaaaagaaagaaatgcaAAGTGGACCGGATGATTTGACCGAAGAATTCGCGAATGAAAGGAAAGGCGAAGCAGATGAAGGAcaaacggagaaaaaaaaaggcgagcAGAAGGGAAAACTAGACATGCAAGGAACACGCGGGGAAAATGAGGACCATGAAGAAGATTACGatgatgaagataaaaaaaaaaagtgtgcgcgaaaagaagaaaaagaattgcGAGAGAATGAACCAgaagatgaggaagaagaagaagaggaagaggaagaaaaaaaattaaaaagatgCTTATTCTCAAGCGAAGAAatgcttccttccttttttagaCGCATTGATTTTTCCCCCAATGGAGAATTTCTAATAGCACCAAGTGGCATTCAATTcgaacaaattgaaaagcTTCATGACAAAAACACAAAACCagaagaaaatgtaaaaaccATCAACCAGACAAAAGCGTTCAGCTGCTTCTACATATACCATAAGAATTTGTTCATTAG CCATTTTTTAGTAGccaaatttaattataacaCTTTTAAGTTAAGATCACACCAGAATATCCTCAAACGATGCTACCAGCATTTGATGAGCTCAGAGTCAAATGATCCAGATGGATCTAACagtgtgaataaaaaaagaaaaatgttcgATGAAGCGGGGTTTATtaacgaattaaaaaattatgaacatttGATAAAGCTAAATTATGAGAAAACTTTACTGTTTAACGATACCGAAGTGCAAGATGATGTGAGCGAAGATGTTAGTAGCACCATCTCTGATAGCGACATCCAGTATGATGACGAGAAAGAGGATTTCATAGACTCCACAGGGGAATACTCCTTGTCGAATAACGTTGACAAGAATGAagaggagcagaaggaggaggaggagtgcGAAGATTTGGCGGCCGAAGCGGAAGACCCAGAAGAGGACACGGAGGAGGATGCCGATGAAAACGAAGATAACGAGGATAAGGACGACGAGGAGGATAACGAGGATAACGAAGAAAATGGCGAAAATGAGGGAAATGACGAAAATAGCGAAACTGACCAAAACGACCAAAACGACCAAAACGACCAAAATGACCAAAGTGATCAAAATGACCATAACGAAGGGGGAGCGCGCCTCGACCAAAAGCAGGACGCTGCCGACAAGTGCAGCgacgaaaaaaacgaactggAGGTTTGCGaaacgaaggagaaaaaggaggaaagatTCATTTACTCTTTGGGAACCTTTGACGGAAGCGTCTACTTTTACGACAGCGAAATTCTGGACACGCCAATCAGCATAGTCAAAAATATACACCTCTGCCCAATCACAGATATATCATGGAATAACCTGGGGAACATATGCGCATGCTCGAGTTCAGACGGATATGTCAGCTTTTACTACTTTGATCATAACGAATTGGGAAAGGTGAAAGCGTACAATAATTACTactttgagaaaaaatgtaacgaCTTAACATTCGACGAACATTACTTTGAAAGTACCTTTTACGACGAAgtagatttttttaacaaagaCCAGTTAAATGATTATACGTCCAGCGAAGATGAATGCGAAGAAAGCACCTTGTCAGTAAACAAAGAAGAAACGAAAGTTCGAAGAATCAATTTGATCGTGGGTAATGCGGCTAATTTTGTCCTAGAGCAAAATACAAAGAAgtga
- a CDS encoding rhoptry-associated protein 2 (putative) yields the protein MKAIILISFLVTLFFNNGVDGYTCTKELYNMNFKDLSVTSMVLEHLSVRKTLGSWVYFFFSHFSNPTDAIKYVEDINIYALDNKDMPCFVRAFTIYLIQNYAKDIKYMSNTDNYETFFKNLLKDVHPDLSNDFLSLFTSPTLLGQVENLLLKEQDVSNLKSDLNIFKKQISKADRRTHAFYTNNPVSAFGPHDIRIFRRAYLVKEDPSINMSEIYAARDMNYLAFLGVSDMYYNSDITQPAHIIITLPLVFVKKMKTKITLDM from the exons ATGAAAGCGATAATTCTGATTTCCTTCCTGgtcaccctttttttcaataatggTGTGGATGGATATACTTGCACAAAAGAATTGTACAACATGAATTTCAAGGATCTTTCAGTTACGTCCATGGTTTTGGAACATTTAAGTGTACGTAAAACTTTAGGAAGCTGggtttatttctttttcagtCATTTTTCTAACCCTACTGATGCAATAAAATATGTAGaagatataaatatatacgcTTTAGATAATAAAGACATGCCATGTTTTGTGCGAGCTTttactatatatttaattcaAAACTATGCTAaggatataaaatatatgtcaAATACAGACAACTATGAgacctttttcaaaaatttattaaaagatGTGCATCCAGATTTAAGTAAtgattttctttctttattcACGAGTCCAACGCTTTTGGGACAGGTTGAAAACTTATTACTTAAAGAACAGGATGTTTCGAATTTGAAGAGtgatttaaacatttttaaaaaacagaTTTCCAAAGCTGACAGAAGAACACATGCTTTTTACACCAATAATCCTGTTTCAGCTTTCGGTCCACATGACATCAGGATATTTAGAAGAGCTTACTTAGTAAAAGAAGACCCTTCTATTAATATGTCTGAAATATATGCAGCACGTGATATGAACTATTTGGCTTTTCTTGGTGTTTCCGATATGTACTACAATTCTGATATAACACAGCCT GCCCACATAATCATAACCCTACCTTTGGTTTTTgtgaaaaagatgaaaacGAAGATTACTTTGGATATGTAG
- a CDS encoding hypothetical protein (putative): MKEEENSFNYFNFLKTALHLSKKYNLKFQRRLYEDLLDTHCYRQGVNTFVIPEESYLNYGDLNGLYDYTKRKCQDDSCDNVVKYGYIYACYKLKKEKRKAILLMLLDEEYIKYNCKGEVHEKYEKKNIKFYENNFYDVKKLPGHSAGYYIMGKLCEKEAKNEWFNDAKKKKLIDIAFYCYYLCFKSCPLFFCAFKKLLKLHGNFYSNVMFTEEVEKFSKVYNFGVPFYQSWGLCSGVEDEEEQQDEYGEEDEEEYDEQDEEGYSEEEEDEYGEEDMGECEGGEDIDAYGEEDTDEYDVENAELYDVENAELYDVENADLLGAENAEVHITENADSHFDEKRVSHKEKTSHSDDTILEELEFGKDTNRIDVKSAEFILSLIGEEEMKKSLSEWEKPFEEEINVITVDKGSAYISNKAIVNLSTVGKLYYYFYVNNFRKCLALIEEWEDRPIFNIDKIEHILLSYEKKEVNEDFLCLIGNYFSLKNNKSVAAYFFRKAMRLNKFYEYAYILYSCEMKVLGNMRKAALALSKCLQINACNFKVHLLLSVLLFQERNYELANVHLSLCLKLNSSDALVCMYCASIYNHQEKYETALLCLEHAQKNDYEGIDLFIMQGVIFLKMKRNEDALNSFSKAQKINPLCSYVKVLIAFTLVLEKKFEKSKVAIKELILQEENDVNINFLKDIYKCCNLKTVPNEGALNKLELFLREGSFLESFSMLDNANQR; this comes from the exons atgaaggaagaagaaaattcgTTCAACTATTTTAACTTCCTAAAGACCGCACTTCATCTGTCCAAAAAGTACAACCTAAAATTTCAAAGAAGGTTGTATGAAGACCTTTTAGACACCCACTGCTACCGACAGGGAGTAAACACTTTTGTTATTCCTGAGGAGTCTTATTTAAACTATGGCGACTTGAACGGATTATATGActatacaaaaaggaaatgccAAGATGATAGCTGTGACAATGTTGTAAAATACGGATACATCTATGCTTGCTATaaattgaagaaggaaaaaaggaaagccaTTCTGCTAATGCTGCTGGATGAGGAGTACATAAAATACAACTGCAAGGGTGAGGTGCACGAAaagtacgaaaaaaagaatatcaaattttatgaaaataactTTTACGATGTGAAAAAGCTTCCAGGACATAGTGCTGGGTATTACATTATGGGGAAATTGTGCGAAAAGGAAGCTAAAAATGAGTGGTTTAATGAtgcgaaaaagaagaaattaataGATATAgcattttattgttattacttGTGCTTTAAATCATgtccccttttcttttgcgcATTTAAGAAGTTACTAAAGCTGCACGGAAACTTCTATTCTAATGTTATGTTCACGGAAGAAGTAGAAAAGTTTTCGAAAGTGTATAATTTTGGAGTTCCCTTTTATCAGTCGTGGGGGTTGTGCAGCGGGGTggaagatgaggaggagcagcaggatgAGTACggtgaagaagatgaagaggagTACGACGAGCAGGATGAGGAAGGATACagcgaggaggaagaagatgagTACGGTGAGGAGGACATGGGCGAgtgcgaggggggggaagacatAGATGCGTATGGCGAGGAGGACACAGACGAGTACGATGTAGAGAATGCAGAGCTGTACGACGTAGAGAATGCAGAGCTGTACGACGTAGAGAATGCAGACCTGCTCGGCGCAGAGAATGCAGAAGTGCACATCACAGAAAATGCTGATTCCCACTTCGATGAGAAAAGAGTGTCCCATAAAGAGAAAACTTCCCATTCGGATGACACCATTTTGGAAGAGTTAGAATTCGGAAAGGATACAAACCGCATAGATGTGAAGAGTGCGGAATTTATTCTATCATTAataggagaagaagaaatgaagaagtcTCTTTCAGAGTGGGAAAAGCCGTTCGAAGAGGAAATAAATGTGATCACGGTCGACAAAGGAAGTGCGTACATTTCAAACAAAGCAATAGTAAATTTATCGACAGTAGGAAAATTGTACTATtacttttatgtaaataattttagaaaatgttTAGCGTTAATAGAGGAGTGGGAAGACAGACCAATTTTTA ATATAGACAAGATAGAACACATTTTGCTGAGTTATGAGAAGAAAGAAGTGaatgaagattttttatgtcttataggaaattatttttccctaaaaaataacaaaagcgtggcagcatattttttcagaAAGGCAATGAGGCTAAATAAGTTTTACGAATATGCCTATATTCTTTACTCTTGTGAAATGAAAGTTTTGGGAAACATGCGCAAGGCAGCTTTAGCATTATCGAAATGTCTACAAATAAATGCGTGTAATTTTAAAGTACACCTATTACTAAgcgttttattatttcagGAGAGAAACTACGAGTTAGCGAATGTCCACTTGAGTTTATGTCTTAAACTAAATAGTAGTGATGCACTTGTGTGTATGTACTGTGCTTCAATATATAATCACCAGGAGAAGTACGAAACTGCCTTACTATGTTTAGAACATGCACAGAAAAATGATTATGAAGGAATTGATTTGTTCATTATGCAGGgtgtcatatttttaaaaatgaaacgaaatGAAGATGCTTTGAACAGCTTCTCGAAAgctcaaaaaattaaccccCTTTGCAGTTACGTTAAAGTGCTGATTGCCTTTACCTTAgtgctagaaaaaaaatttgaaaaatcgAAAGTAGCGATAAAAGAGTTAATTCTGCAGGAGGAAAATGATGTGAACATAAATTTCTTGAAAGATATTTACAAATGttgtaatttaaaaacagTTCCAAACGAGGGGGCTCTAAATAAGTTAGAGTTATTTCTTAGGGAGGGCAGTTTTTTGGAAAGCTTTAGCATGCTGGATAACGCTAATCAGCGGTGA